From the genome of Candidatus Promineifilum breve, one region includes:
- a CDS encoding DNA-methyltransferase, with translation MMMDFTTGSFSSTLYQGDCFDVLRTLPDNSVDLIVTSPPYADQRKSTYGGIHPDHYVEWFTPTAVELLRVLKPTGTFILNIKEKVVNGERHTYVLQLILRMREVGWLWTEEFMWHKKNSHPGKWPNRFRDNWERLLQFNKEKQFAMYQDAVMVPMGKWAESRLRNLSETDKRRDNSRVGSGFGKNVSKWVGRDMAYPSNVLHMATETSNKNHSAAFPLELPSWFIKLFTGAGDLVLDPFMGQGTSCVAATQLQRSSIGIELNEEYYGLACANVDNAFKQSPTYGQPSLFSVLNESQGLTE, from the coding sequence ATGATGATGGATTTTACAACCGGCAGCTTTTCCTCAACCCTGTATCAGGGCGATTGTTTCGACGTATTGAGGACCTTGCCGGACAACTCGGTTGACTTAATCGTCACCTCACCTCCCTACGCCGATCAACGGAAAAGCACCTACGGCGGCATCCACCCGGACCACTACGTTGAATGGTTTACCCCAACCGCTGTAGAGCTACTACGAGTCCTCAAGCCCACCGGAACATTCATCCTCAATATCAAGGAAAAAGTTGTCAATGGCGAACGCCATACCTACGTGCTCCAGTTGATCTTGCGCATGCGCGAAGTTGGTTGGCTGTGGACCGAGGAGTTCATGTGGCACAAAAAGAACTCCCATCCCGGCAAGTGGCCCAATCGCTTTCGGGATAACTGGGAAAGGCTGCTACAGTTTAACAAGGAAAAGCAGTTTGCCATGTACCAGGATGCGGTCATGGTGCCGATGGGTAAATGGGCGGAGTCTCGGCTGCGAAACCTGAGTGAAACGGATAAGCGCCGTGATAACTCAAGAGTGGGCAGTGGCTTTGGCAAGAACGTGTCCAAGTGGGTGGGGCGCGATATGGCTTACCCCAGCAATGTCCTCCACATGGCCACCGAGACGAGTAACAAAAACCATAGTGCCGCGTTTCCCCTGGAACTTCCCAGTTGGTTCATCAAGCTCTTTACAGGTGCGGGCGACCTTGTGCTTGACCCATTCATGGGGCAGGGTACGAGCTGTGTCGCGGCGACCCAACTTCAACGTAGCTCAATCGGCATTGAGCTGAATGAGGAGTATTATGGCCTCGCCTGCGCGAATGTTGACAACGCCTTCAAGCAATCGCCCACTTACGGCCAGCCTAGCCTGTTCAGCGTCTTGAATGAATCGCAAGGCTTGACGGAATGA